The following are encoded together in the Thalassomonas haliotis genome:
- the trxB gene encoding thioredoxin-disulfide reductase, with amino-acid sequence MSEARHCPLLILGSGPAGYTAAVYAARANLNPVMITGMQQGGQLTTTTEVENWPGDADDLTGPVLMERMQKHAEKFDTEIIFDHINEVDVKERPFKLKGDSGEYTCDALIIATGASAQYLGLPSEEAFMGRGVSACATCDGFFYRNQKVAVVGGGNTAVEEALYLANIASEVHLIHRRDTFRSEKILTKRLMDKVANGNIVLHLDRTLDEVLGDNMGVTGVRLKDAKSDATEEFDVTGVFIAIGHKPNTDIFKDQLAMKDGYLTIESGTNGNATQTSVKGVFAAGDVADHIYRQAITSAGAGCMAALDAERYLDAKNSTENK; translated from the coding sequence ATGAGCGAAGCAAGACATTGCCCTTTATTGATTTTGGGCTCTGGCCCTGCAGGTTATACCGCAGCAGTCTATGCCGCGCGGGCGAATTTAAATCCGGTAATGATCACCGGTATGCAGCAAGGCGGACAATTAACCACTACCACGGAAGTAGAAAACTGGCCCGGCGATGCTGATGATTTAACCGGTCCTGTGTTAATGGAGCGTATGCAAAAGCACGCCGAAAAGTTTGATACCGAGATCATTTTTGATCATATCAATGAAGTCGATGTTAAAGAACGCCCTTTTAAATTGAAAGGCGATTCCGGCGAATATACCTGTGATGCCCTGATTATCGCTACCGGTGCTTCGGCCCAGTACTTAGGCCTGCCTTCAGAAGAAGCCTTTATGGGCCGCGGTGTTTCTGCCTGTGCCACTTGTGACGGCTTTTTCTACCGCAACCAAAAAGTTGCGGTTGTTGGTGGCGGTAATACTGCTGTCGAAGAAGCCCTTTACCTGGCCAATATTGCTTCAGAAGTCCACTTAATTCACCGCCGTGATACTTTCCGCTCTGAAAAGATCCTTACCAAGCGCCTGATGGATAAAGTAGCAAACGGTAATATCGTGCTTCATTTGGACCGTACCTTAGATGAAGTACTAGGGGATAATATGGGCGTAACCGGTGTTCGTTTAAAGGATGCCAAATCTGACGCGACCGAAGAATTTGATGTCACCGGTGTCTTTATCGCTATCGGCCATAAGCCTAATACCGATATCTTTAAAGATCAGTTAGCCATGAAAGACGGTTACCTGACCATAGAAAGCGGTACTAACGGTAATGCTACCCAAACCAGTGTAAAAGGTGTGTTCGCCGCCGGTGATGTCGCCGACCATATCTATCGACAGGCTATCACCTCTGCCGGTGCCGGTTGTATGGCCGCGCTTGATGCCGAGCGTTATTTAGATGCGAAAAACTCTACCGAGAATAAGTAA
- the aat gene encoding leucyl/phenylalanyl-tRNA--protein transferase — protein MIPQLHPEILAFPPLSQALTNPNGLLAFGGDLSAKRLVNAYSHGIFPWFNQGDPIMWWSPDPRAIIPVEDIKVNRTLRKVINRQTFTVTLNRDFARVLKLCAHAPFRKEGTWITPEMMAAYIKLHQQGYAHSIEVWQENELVGGLYGVAISGFFSGESMFYKRSNASKVALLSLAKLLKEINVSFIDCQILNPFLQEMGAIEIPRQAFVELKETAINKVIAHDFWQQRTLM, from the coding sequence ATGATCCCTCAGCTCCACCCGGAAATTCTGGCGTTTCCCCCGCTCAGCCAGGCCTTAACAAACCCCAACGGTTTACTTGCCTTTGGCGGCGATTTATCAGCAAAGCGACTGGTTAATGCCTATAGCCACGGGATTTTTCCCTGGTTTAATCAAGGCGATCCTATTATGTGGTGGTCACCGGATCCCCGTGCCATCATTCCCGTCGAAGATATCAAGGTCAACCGGACCTTAAGAAAAGTCATCAACCGGCAAACCTTTACCGTGACTTTAAACCGGGACTTCGCCCGGGTGCTAAAACTTTGCGCCCACGCGCCCTTCAGAAAAGAAGGCACCTGGATCACCCCCGAGATGATGGCTGCTTATATCAAGTTGCATCAGCAAGGTTATGCCCATTCGATAGAAGTCTGGCAGGAGAACGAATTGGTCGGCGGCCTCTATGGCGTTGCCATCAGTGGTTTTTTCTCTGGTGAGTCCATGTTTTACAAACGCAGCAATGCCTCAAAAGTCGCCCTGTTATCACTGGCGAAATTATTGAAGGAAATCAATGTTTCCTTTATCGATTGTCAAATCCTCAACCCTTTTTTGCAGGAAATGGGCGCCATTGAAATTCCCCGGCAAGCCTTTGTTGAATTAAAAGAAACTGCTATAAATAAGGTAATTGCTCACGATTTTTGGCAGCAGCGCACCCTGATGTAA
- a CDS encoding arginyltransferase, with product MSSSDFKLGITKTFPCNYLPEEQERLLIAVDDRFQNNDSYTWLMTQGFRRSGNQIYRPHCPSCNACQSIRVLVDSFSPSRSQKRLLKRSSHFVLKKSTELKDDYYPLYEKYINTVHADGAMYPASYQQFKNFLACKISEQLFIETWDKEKLISVAVTDKLENALSAVYTFYHPDYRKSALGILSILNQIRICAEIKLPYLYLGYQIDNCQKMNYKDRYFPYEKLTENNWLIVNK from the coding sequence ATGAGTAGCTCAGATTTCAAACTCGGTATTACCAAGACTTTTCCCTGTAATTATTTACCCGAAGAGCAAGAAAGGTTATTAATAGCCGTTGACGACAGATTTCAAAATAACGACAGCTATACCTGGCTGATGACCCAGGGCTTTCGGCGTAGCGGCAATCAGATATACCGCCCCCACTGCCCCAGCTGCAATGCCTGCCAGTCAATCCGGGTACTGGTGGACTCCTTTTCTCCATCCAGGAGCCAGAAACGGCTACTCAAACGAAGCAGCCATTTTGTGTTAAAAAAGTCGACCGAGCTAAAGGATGATTACTATCCCTTATATGAAAAATATATCAATACCGTACATGCCGATGGCGCCATGTACCCTGCCAGCTACCAGCAATTTAAAAACTTCCTTGCCTGTAAGATATCAGAACAGTTGTTTATAGAAACCTGGGATAAGGAAAAATTAATCAGTGTCGCGGTAACCGATAAACTGGAAAATGCCCTCTCGGCTGTTTATACCTTTTACCACCCCGACTACCGAAAATCGGCCTTAGGTATACTTTCTATCCTGAACCAGATCAGGATTTGCGCAGAAATCAAGTTGCCTTATTTGTATTTAGGCTACCAAATTGATAACTGCCAAAAAATGAATTATAAGGATAGATACTTTCCATATGAAAAATTAACGGAAAATAACTGGTTAATCGTAAATAAATAG
- the infA gene encoding translation initiation factor IF-1 encodes MAKEENIEMQGTVLDTLPNTMFRVELENGHVVTAHISGKMRKNYIRILTGDKVTVELTPYDLSKGRIIFRAR; translated from the coding sequence ATGGCGAAAGAAGAAAATATTGAAATGCAAGGTACCGTGTTAGATACATTACCTAACACCATGTTCCGTGTTGAATTAGAAAATGGCCACGTAGTAACTGCACATATTTCCGGTAAAATGCGCAAAAATTATATCCGTATTTTAACTGGTGACAAAGTTACCGTTGAATTAACGCCATATGATTTATCAAAAGGCCGCATTATTTTCCGTGCTAGATAA